A region of Micromonospora sp. WMMD882 DNA encodes the following proteins:
- a CDS encoding TauD/TfdA family dioxygenase translates to MTGVAVVPDRLAAAGPAARDRLAETGAVVLTGLPPHPDSLAQVAAALLGSTLRELYPHRTRRSLDGGVIDLHADSFDIVVDIGGTPVRRRHPDEDYVLVQLVTPAPSGGDSFVLDAHAFTDALPTNLRTFLAGTDVDLYGRWAGIRGLPATPRVGRHIEYTRTGRRITRRADGALPLHRDPDEEYVASMLARFDEEVGRAQSVLPRFRLYSGDVLVLDNYRCWHGRDPHTGERVTHIQTLRTDQAG, encoded by the coding sequence GTGACCGGCGTCGCCGTCGTACCCGATCGTCTCGCCGCCGCCGGCCCGGCCGCTCGCGACCGGCTCGCAGAGACCGGCGCGGTGGTCCTGACCGGCCTTCCCCCCCATCCCGACTCCCTCGCCCAGGTGGCGGCGGCCCTGCTCGGCTCGACCCTGCGGGAGCTGTACCCGCACCGCACCCGCAGGTCGCTGGACGGAGGCGTCATCGACCTGCACGCCGACAGCTTCGACATCGTTGTGGACATCGGTGGGACACCGGTCAGGCGACGGCACCCCGACGAGGACTACGTCCTGGTGCAACTTGTCACCCCGGCGCCGTCGGGTGGGGACTCCTTCGTCCTGGACGCCCACGCGTTCACCGACGCGCTGCCGACGAACCTGCGGACCTTTCTGGCCGGCACGGACGTCGACCTGTACGGCCGTTGGGCGGGTATCCGGGGTCTACCCGCCACCCCCAGGGTCGGTCGGCACATCGAGTACACCCGCACCGGACGACGCATCACCCGGCGCGCCGACGGGGCGCTCCCGCTGCACCGCGACCCGGACGAGGAGTACGTCGCCTCGATGCTCGCCCGCTTCGACGAGGAGGTGGGCCGGGCGCAGTCGGTCCTCCCCCGTTTCCGGCTGTACTCGGGCGACGTGCTCGTGCTGGACAACTACCGGTGCTGGCACGGCCGCGACCCGCACACCGGCGAGCGCGTCACCCACATCCAGACGCTCCGCACCGACCAGGCGGGATGA